Proteins from a single region of Hymenobacter aquaticus:
- a CDS encoding CcmD family protein has product MKNSLPKLRAALLLLAALLLPVLNAAAQQAADSPEMADTLRQSGKIYVVVAVITVVLAGLLAFLISLDRKVGRLERELKDN; this is encoded by the coding sequence ATGAAAAACAGCTTGCCTAAGCTCCGCGCCGCCTTGTTGCTGCTGGCGGCCCTGCTGCTGCCTGTGCTGAACGCCGCCGCGCAGCAAGCCGCCGACTCGCCCGAAATGGCCGATACCCTGCGCCAGAGCGGTAAAATCTACGTGGTAGTGGCCGTCATTACCGTGGTGCTGGCGGGTCTGCTGGCTTTCCTGATTTCCCTGGACCGCAAAGTAGGGCGGCTGGAGCGGGAGCTAAAAGACAACTAG
- a CDS encoding cytochrome c biogenesis protein, with protein sequence MKNNWWKALAVVLLLYTAVAGLLVPVPRLAILNETIRNLYFHVPMWFGMTFILFASVVYSVRYLRNPSAELDIRSHEAARTGILMGCVGLATGSIWAKYTWGTWWTNDPKLNGAAIAMLIYGAYLVLRSSFTDEQQRARISAIYNIFAFATAMPLFYILPRLTDSLHPGAGGNPAFAKYDLDDNMRLVFYPAVIGWTLLAFWLAQVASRIALLKQKVYEKQLA encoded by the coding sequence ATGAAAAACAACTGGTGGAAAGCCCTGGCCGTGGTGCTGCTGCTGTATACGGCGGTGGCGGGCCTGCTCGTGCCGGTGCCCCGGCTGGCCATTCTGAACGAAACCATCCGCAACCTGTACTTCCACGTGCCGATGTGGTTCGGCATGACCTTTATCCTGTTTGCCTCGGTGGTGTACTCGGTGCGCTACCTGCGCAACCCCTCGGCCGAGCTGGACATTCGCTCCCACGAGGCGGCCCGCACCGGTATTCTGATGGGCTGCGTGGGGTTGGCTACCGGTAGCATCTGGGCCAAGTACACCTGGGGCACCTGGTGGACCAACGACCCCAAGCTCAACGGCGCGGCCATTGCCATGCTGATCTACGGTGCCTACCTGGTGCTGCGCTCCTCCTTCACCGACGAGCAGCAGCGGGCCCGCATTTCGGCCATCTACAACATCTTCGCCTTCGCCACGGCCATGCCGCTGTTCTACATCCTGCCCCGCCTCACCGATTCGCTGCACCCCGGGGCGGGCGGCAACCCGGCCTTCGCCAAGTACGACCTCGACGACAACATGCGCCTGGTGTTTTACCCGGCCGTTATCGGCTGGACGCTCTTAGCCTTTTGGCTGGCCCAGGTGGCCAGCCGCATTGCCTTGCTCAAACAAAAAGTATATGAAAAACAGCTTGCCTAA
- a CDS encoding heme exporter protein CcmB produces the protein MLLREIWYLIQKDFRLEWRQRAALSGMLLYVGSTVFVCYLSFALRGGELPVPAWNALFWIILLFTAVNAVAKGFLQESRGRLLYYYTLVQPQAVILAKIAYNALLLLGLALAGFGLYAVVLGNPVQNLPLFLANVVLGAVGFASTLTLVSGIAAKATNSSTLMAVLGFPLMVPMLLLLIKVSKNALDGLEFDASRSSLLTLVALNLIVTAVSYLLFPFLWRS, from the coding sequence TTGCTCCTCCGCGAGATTTGGTATTTGATTCAGAAGGACTTCCGCCTGGAATGGCGGCAGCGCGCGGCCCTGAGCGGCATGCTGCTCTACGTGGGCAGCACCGTATTTGTGTGCTACCTCAGCTTTGCCCTGCGCGGGGGCGAGCTGCCGGTGCCGGCCTGGAATGCCCTGTTCTGGATTATCCTGCTCTTTACGGCCGTCAATGCCGTGGCCAAGGGCTTCTTGCAGGAAAGCCGGGGGCGGCTGCTGTACTACTACACGCTGGTGCAGCCCCAGGCCGTGATTCTGGCCAAGATTGCCTACAACGCCCTGCTGCTGCTGGGGCTGGCGTTGGCCGGCTTCGGGCTGTATGCCGTGGTGCTGGGCAATCCCGTGCAGAACCTGCCGCTGTTTCTGGCCAACGTGGTGCTGGGCGCCGTCGGGTTTGCCTCCACGCTCACGCTCGTCTCTGGCATTGCGGCCAAGGCCACCAACAGCAGCACGCTGATGGCCGTGCTGGGCTTCCCGCTGATGGTGCCCATGCTGCTGCTGCTGATTAAGGTGTCGAAAAACGCGCTGGACGGGCTCGAATTCGACGCCAGCCGCAGCTCGTTGCTCACCTTGGTGGCCCTGAACCTGATTGTCACCGCCGTGTCGTACCTGCTTTTTCCCTTCCTATGGCGCAGCTAA
- a CDS encoding T9SS type A sorting domain-containing protein, giving the protein MKKLLLLLALSLGSWLPTQAQYRTPGTGVRWNLAQLLAASGGYVTADGSTFQINDTIRLSARDTLDIRGNATIKMASLALFYVDGVLRINPRDSVKVTAMDPTKPFHSFWFSATSEGSELRKTVVEYGGGIKVVDASLVMDSCVVRYQVSAIGTKATNSGAISLSGGIPRITNCRIYGNARSGILSPSNRPTSPIIRNNVLVANSTENGNWPQINLGIGGATPIIIQGNLVVGRYLMAGGISISNLLGTSAVSQVQIRRNIVRNNRYGIAIVGGNITSYITQNIVSDNNINPNAQTGGSGLNFNGTQTQTGVVSRNIIRGNLYGVTLQRSNATTPAPRVSFGDLTSLDTTNVGRNLLTGNGNGGQIYDIYNNTAESFKAENNDWGTNFVTEIESHIYHQPDNAALGLVDYLPFRNTVLAARPAQEALTTAVYPNPATSFVTFELGASAAPAELRVFDLTGRVVATYAAKPAQGRLTFSTRALAAGLYTYRLTQESTTSAGKFAVAR; this is encoded by the coding sequence ATGAAAAAACTCTTACTTCTTCTCGCCTTGAGCCTGGGTAGCTGGCTGCCCACGCAGGCGCAGTACCGCACGCCCGGCACCGGTGTCCGCTGGAATCTGGCGCAGCTGCTGGCCGCCTCGGGCGGCTACGTAACGGCGGACGGCAGTACGTTTCAAATCAACGACACCATCCGGCTGTCGGCCCGCGACACGCTCGACATTCGCGGCAACGCCACCATCAAAATGGCTTCGCTGGCGTTGTTTTACGTGGACGGCGTGCTGCGCATCAACCCCCGCGACTCGGTGAAAGTCACCGCCATGGACCCTACCAAGCCGTTTCACAGCTTCTGGTTTTCGGCTACCAGTGAAGGCTCGGAGCTGCGCAAAACGGTGGTGGAGTACGGCGGCGGCATCAAGGTAGTGGACGCCAGCCTGGTCATGGACAGCTGCGTGGTGCGCTACCAGGTGTCGGCCATTGGCACCAAGGCCACCAACAGCGGGGCCATTAGCCTCTCGGGCGGGATTCCGCGCATCACCAACTGCCGCATCTACGGCAACGCGCGCTCCGGCATCCTGAGCCCGTCGAACCGGCCTACCTCGCCCATTATCCGCAACAACGTGCTGGTAGCCAACAGCACCGAGAATGGCAACTGGCCCCAGATTAATCTGGGCATCGGGGGCGCTACGCCCATCATTATTCAGGGCAACCTAGTGGTGGGCCGCTACCTGATGGCCGGCGGTATCAGCATTTCTAACCTGCTGGGCACCAGCGCCGTGAGTCAGGTGCAGATTCGGCGCAACATCGTGCGCAACAACCGCTACGGCATTGCCATCGTGGGCGGCAACATCACCAGCTACATTACCCAGAACATCGTTTCGGACAACAACATCAACCCCAACGCCCAAACCGGCGGCAGCGGGCTGAACTTCAACGGCACCCAAACCCAGACCGGCGTGGTGTCGCGCAATATCATCCGGGGCAACCTCTACGGCGTAACCCTGCAGCGCTCCAACGCCACCACGCCTGCCCCGCGCGTGAGCTTCGGCGACCTGACCAGCCTGGATACCACCAACGTGGGCCGCAACCTGCTGACGGGCAACGGCAACGGTGGGCAGATATACGACATCTACAACAACACCGCCGAGAGCTTCAAGGCCGAAAACAACGACTGGGGCACCAACTTCGTCACCGAAATTGAAAGCCACATCTACCACCAGCCCGACAATGCCGCCCTGGGCCTGGTCGACTACCTGCCGTTCCGCAACACGGTGCTGGCCGCCCGCCCCGCCCAGGAGGCCCTGACCACGGCCGTGTACCCGAACCCGGCCACCAGCTTTGTGACCTTTGAGCTGGGCGCATCCGCGGCGCCAGCCGAGCTGCGCGTGTTCGACCTGACCGGCCGCGTGGTGGCTACGTACGCGGCCAAACCCGCGCAGGGCCGCCTGACTTTTTCGACCCGCGCCCTGGCCGCCGGCCTCTACACCTACCGCCTGACCCAGGAAAGTACTACCTCGGCCGGGAAGTTTGCCGTGGCCCGGTAA